AACCACGATGACTTCCCCTATACGCTACGCGTTGTCTCCGATATCCTGGAGTCCAACGGCTCTTCTTCCATGGCCAGTGTCTGCGGTGCCTCTCTGGCGCTGATGGATGCCGGTGTACCTGTCAGCGAAGCCGTTGCCGGTATCGCTATGGGGCTGATCAAAGAGGGCGATGATATCGTCGTTCTTTCGGATATCCTTGGCGACGAAGACCACCTTGGCGATATGGACTTCAAGGTCACCGGTACCCGTGAAGGGATCACCGCTCTGCAGATGGATATCAAAATTAAAGGTGTCAGCAAGGAAATCATGCAGCAGGCACTGGAGCAGGCCAGGGAAGGTCGTCTTCACATTCTGGATAAAATGGCGGAAGCCATCACCGCTCCGCGGAGCGATCTGTCGCCCTACGCGCCGCGCATCACGACCATACAGGTTAAACCGGACCAGGTGCGTACCGTTATCGGACCGGGCGGGAAAAACGTTCGCGGAATTATCGAAGCAACGGGGTGCGCCATCGATATCGAAGATGATGGCCGTATCAACATCGCTTCGGCGGATGGGGATGCCTGCAAGGCCGCCATCAAAATGATCCGGAATCTCACTCAGGAGGCCGTTGTCGGCAAGCTTTATATGGCGACCGTCAAAAAGATCATGGAATTCGGTGCGTTTGTGGAGATTTTCCCCGGCACGGAAGGCCTGGTGCATATTTCCGAACTGGCCAAGGAACGTGTCAAAAAGGTCACCGATATTTTGCAGGAAGGTGATCAGGTTCTTGTTAAATGCCTGGATATCGACCGGCAAGGCAAGATCAAGTTGTCTCGTAAGGAAGCCTTGGGGCAATCCCTGCCGGAAGAAGGGTAAGCCAAGGTATTATGGTTCAAAAATCTGTCCTGGATAATGGCATCCGTATTATTACCGAACGCGTACCCGGAGCTTATTCGGCTACGGTAGGTTTTTGGGTCGAATGCGGGTCGCGCCACGAATCGTCTGAACAAAGCGGCGTGTCTCATTTTCTGGAACACATGCTGTTCAAAGGGACAGTTACCCGTAGCGCCCCGTCCATCGCCAAAGAAATAGATGCGGTGGGCGGGGCCCTCAATGCTTTTACCAGTTGCGAATATAGCTGTTACTACGCAAAGGTCGCAGGGCGCCACCTGTCCATGGCGGTGGATCTGCTTGCGGATATCATTCTTAATTCGGTATTCGATTTCGACGAACTGGAGAAAGAGCGGCGGGTTATTCTCCAGGAAATCCACATGCTCGAAGATTCGCCCGAGGAGTGCATTCATGAAATGTTTACGCACTCTTTCTGGCAGGAGCATCCCCTGGGCCGGCCTATCGCCGGATCGGTCCAATCGGTACAATCACTTGAACGCAGAGACCTCCTCGCGTATCTCGAAAAATTTTATTGTGGCAGCAATCTGATCATTTGCGTGGCCGGCGATGTTCAGCATGAAGATCTGGTTGAACAGATCTCCCGTCTTGCCGGCGACCTCCCTGTCGGTTGCAAAAGCGCCGCAGGTTCCCCACCTCTCACGCATTCAACGATTCAGGTAGCGCATAAAGACATTGAACAAGTTCATTTCTGTCTGGGGACCAGAGCGCCCGATCAACGTCACGGTCAGCGTTTCACCGGTAATATACTGAATACCAT
This DNA window, taken from Syntrophotalea carbinolica DSM 2380, encodes the following:
- a CDS encoding M16 family metallopeptidase, with amino-acid sequence MVQKSVLDNGIRIITERVPGAYSATVGFWVECGSRHESSEQSGVSHFLEHMLFKGTVTRSAPSIAKEIDAVGGALNAFTSCEYSCYYAKVAGRHLSMAVDLLADIILNSVFDFDELEKERRVILQEIHMLEDSPEECIHEMFTHSFWQEHPLGRPIAGSVQSVQSLERRDLLAYLEKFYCGSNLIICVAGDVQHEDLVEQISRLAGDLPVGCKSAAGSPPLTHSTIQVAHKDIEQVHFCLGTRAPDQRHGQRFTGNILNTMLGGSMSSRLFQTLREERGMAYSVYSYLTSHSDSGALVVYAGTSASEVQHAINIVLRELSRFQHHEVNPEELQAAKELIKGQFMLSLESTENRMTRLAKNEIYLGHVQTPDEIVEHVQQVTGEDILQLTGKYLRDEHLNLQMVGPITGEGFPSVDLTLG